CCGCCAGAAATCCGTCCGGTGGAGACTGCGGTGATCAGCGAAGATTCCGTTATCGAATTGCTGACATCTCTGGAGTCTTTTATAACCTGGCTATTTCTATCTACGACATGGTAGTGTCGCTGGTCAGTAAGCCCCGCACAAGCTCCCTCTCGAAACCCAGGTTAGTTGCCTGAGAACTAGTTGTCAGCCAGGTAAGACGATCCTCTTTTCTATCCAGAGGAAAATGGATGTGGTGCACACGACCATCGGCGTGACCAGTATCTTGGCTCTGTTCCTGGTGGTGGCCAACTCGATTTCGCAGGTGAGTGACGTGGTGGCGGAACGCACCGCCACCCCCCTCTGCAGGGCGCTCAACTACGGCAGCCCCATGGGCGATCAGCTGGCTGCAGTCGAGGGCATAACCTCGCTGGTGGAGAGCGATGGAATGGATAACGCCTGCTCCATGGTCCAAAGTATCGGGGGCAGGGCCCGCGATATAGTGGGCACCTTCCTGCCGACACTCGATTGCGAAGGACGATTGGCCGCCAGCTCAGGCACCGGTGGGGAGAAGTCCGAGACCCAGGGTGAAGACAAGCCGGCACCGGAATCAGCGCCCCAA
This region of Drosophila bipectinata strain 14024-0381.07 chromosome 2L, DbipHiC1v2, whole genome shotgun sequence genomic DNA includes:
- the LOC108132238 gene encoding uncharacterized protein, which encodes MDVVHTTIGVTSILALFLVVANSISQVSDVVAERTATPLCRALNYGSPMGDQLAAVEGITSLVESDGMDNACSMVQSIGGRARDIVGTFLPTLDCEGRLAASSGTGGEKSETQGEDKPAPESAPQPEADPPAED